In a single window of the Streptomyces sp. NBC_00094 genome:
- a CDS encoding YafY family protein, with product MTDTPVRLLNLLSLLQTPREWPGSELAERLSVSPRTIRRDIDRLRDLGYPVEATLGAVGGYRLVAGTAMPPLLLDDEEAVAIAVGLRAGAGHAIEGVEEASVRALAKLEQVLPARLRHRVSTLQNATIPLTRGDGATVTPATLTTLAGAVTGREKLRFGYRAGDGAESKRLVEPYRLVSTGHRWYLVAYDLEREDWRTFRVDRVSDPLATAARFTPRELPAGDAAQLLVRSMSRTQPELDLDVSFEAPADFVTARLPSHLVPTATGPTTCRLRTRSNDSVEWLALRLALVDAAFTIHGPPPLHAYVEDLAVRLAASTGR from the coding sequence ATGACGGACACCCCGGTTCGACTCCTGAATCTGCTGTCACTCCTCCAGACCCCGCGCGAATGGCCCGGCAGCGAGCTCGCCGAGCGGCTCTCGGTCTCCCCGCGCACCATCCGGCGGGACATCGACCGCCTCCGCGACCTCGGCTATCCGGTCGAGGCGACCCTCGGCGCGGTCGGCGGCTACCGCCTCGTCGCCGGTACGGCGATGCCGCCACTGCTCCTCGACGACGAGGAGGCCGTCGCGATCGCCGTGGGCCTGCGCGCCGGCGCCGGACACGCCATCGAGGGCGTCGAGGAGGCGTCCGTACGGGCCCTGGCGAAGCTGGAACAGGTCCTGCCGGCGCGGCTGCGCCACCGGGTCTCCACCCTCCAGAACGCGACGATCCCGCTGACCAGGGGCGACGGCGCCACGGTCACGCCGGCGACCCTGACGACCCTGGCGGGCGCGGTCACGGGGCGGGAGAAACTGCGCTTCGGCTACCGGGCGGGCGACGGCGCCGAGTCGAAACGGCTGGTCGAGCCGTACCGGCTGGTGTCGACCGGGCACCGCTGGTACCTGGTCGCGTACGACCTGGAGCGCGAGGACTGGCGGACCTTCCGGGTGGACCGGGTGAGCGACCCGCTCGCGACGGCCGCCCGTTTCACACCGCGCGAGCTGCCGGCGGGCGACGCGGCCCAGCTCCTGGTCCGCTCGATGTCCCGCACCCAGCCCGAGCTGGACCTGGACGTCAGTTTCGAGGCCCCGGCCGACTTCGTGACGGCCCGCCTCCCGTCCCACCTGGTCCCGACCGCGACGGGCCCGACGACCTGCCGGCTCCGCACCCGCTCCAACGACTCCGTCGAATGGCTGGCCCTCCGCCTGGCCCTCGTGGACGCCGCCTTCACGATCCACGGCCCGCCGCCCCTCCACGCGTACGTGGAAGACCTGGCGGTCCGCCTGGCGGCGTCGACAGGAAGGTAG
- a CDS encoding MFS transporter, protein MSKIPENPALQADPGRWKALVFIALAQLMVVLDATIVNIALPSAQQDLGISDGNRQWVITAYALAFGGLLLFGGRIADLWGRKRTFIVGLIGFAAASALGGAANGEAMMLGARALQGAFGALLAPAALSLLAVTFTDGKERAKAFGIYGAIAGGGGAVGLILGGFLTEYLNWRWTFFVNIPFAIVAAVGAYLVIREPAGGRNRSPLDIPGVILSTLGLVALVYGFTRAESEGWSDAGTIGLFVGSAVLLAAFVFTESRVKSPLLPLRVVADRNRGGVYLSLGLAVIAMFGLFLFLTYYLQVVKEYSPVMTGFAFLPMIVGMIIGSTQIGTRLMTRVPPRLLMAPGFLTAGIGMLLLTQLEVGTSYAGLILPAQLLLGLGMGTAFMPAMSLATLGVDPRDAGVASAMVNTSQQVGGAIGTALLNTIAASATTAYLADHAAGATTPAAQKLVQLEGMVEGYAAAIWWAVGILVLSAAIAFVFINTGKPDTGAVVGSGSGADGDVKVPVIAH, encoded by the coding sequence CCCAGCAGGACCTCGGGATCTCGGACGGCAACCGGCAGTGGGTCATCACCGCCTACGCGCTCGCCTTCGGCGGTCTCCTCCTCTTCGGCGGCCGCATCGCCGACCTGTGGGGCCGTAAGCGCACCTTCATCGTCGGCCTGATCGGCTTCGCGGCCGCCTCCGCCCTCGGCGGTGCCGCGAACGGCGAGGCGATGATGCTCGGTGCCCGCGCGCTCCAGGGTGCCTTCGGCGCGCTCCTCGCGCCCGCCGCGCTCTCGCTGCTCGCCGTCACCTTCACCGACGGCAAGGAGCGCGCCAAGGCCTTCGGCATCTACGGCGCGATCGCCGGTGGCGGCGGCGCCGTGGGTCTGATCCTCGGCGGCTTCCTCACCGAGTACCTGAACTGGCGCTGGACCTTCTTCGTCAACATCCCCTTCGCGATCGTCGCCGCCGTCGGCGCGTACCTCGTCATCCGCGAGCCCGCGGGCGGCCGCAACCGCTCCCCGCTCGACATCCCCGGCGTGATCCTCTCCACCCTGGGTCTGGTCGCGCTCGTGTACGGCTTCACGCGCGCCGAGTCCGAGGGCTGGAGCGACGCCGGCACGATCGGCCTCTTCGTCGGCTCCGCCGTGCTGCTCGCCGCGTTCGTGTTCACCGAGTCGCGGGTCAAGTCCCCGCTGCTGCCGCTGCGCGTCGTGGCCGACCGCAACCGCGGCGGTGTCTACCTGTCGCTCGGCCTCGCCGTCATCGCGATGTTCGGCCTCTTCCTCTTCCTGACCTACTACCTGCAGGTCGTGAAGGAGTACTCGCCCGTCATGACGGGCTTCGCGTTCCTGCCCATGATCGTGGGCATGATCATCGGCTCGACCCAGATCGGTACGCGGCTGATGACCCGCGTCCCGCCGCGGCTGCTCATGGCCCCCGGCTTCCTGACCGCCGGCATCGGCATGCTGCTCCTCACCCAGCTGGAGGTCGGCACCTCGTACGCCGGCCTGATCCTGCCCGCGCAGCTGCTGCTCGGCCTCGGCATGGGTACGGCGTTCATGCCCGCCATGTCGCTCGCGACGCTCGGCGTCGACCCGCGGGACGCCGGTGTGGCCTCCGCGATGGTCAACACCTCGCAGCAGGTCGGCGGGGCCATCGGTACGGCCCTGCTGAACACGATCGCCGCCTCGGCGACCACCGCGTACCTGGCCGACCACGCGGCCGGCGCGACCACCCCGGCCGCGCAGAAGCTGGTCCAGCTCGAGGGCATGGTCGAGGGGTACGCGGCGGCCATCTGGTGGGCCGTCGGCATCCTGGTCCTCTCGGCCGCGATCGCCTTCGTGTTCATCAACACCGGGAAGCCGGACACCGGGGCGGTCGTCGGATCCGGCTCGGGTGCGGATGGCGACGTGAAGGTGCCCGTCATCGCCCACTGA
- a CDS encoding RNA polymerase sigma factor RpoD/SigA, with protein sequence MATRAVARRQTSAKSGASRASSVRAVGGDIADRDLVGMYLDEIARTPLLDAAKEVELSQTIEAGVYAQQILDGTVTRAAASGEAGAESGEAGADGASREELEALVAEGERAKDLFIKSNLRLVVAVARRYPRSGLPLLDLIQEGNAGLVRAVEKFDYAKGFKFSTYATWWIRQAITRSIADQSRTIRLPVHLVEELGRIRRVQREFNREHGREPEPTEIATELDTKPERVVDVLDWARDPVSLNMSVDDQGETQFGDLLEDTSAISPEQSVLTLLRSEELDDLIAKLDHRTASIIRMRYGIEDGRERTLTEVGKQHGLTRERIRQIEKHALLELKKMARDTGFDAVA encoded by the coding sequence ATGGCAACCCGTGCCGTCGCCCGTCGTCAGACCTCCGCCAAGAGCGGGGCGAGTCGGGCAAGCAGCGTTCGCGCCGTGGGCGGGGACATCGCCGACCGCGACCTGGTCGGCATGTACCTCGACGAGATCGCGCGCACACCCCTGCTCGACGCCGCCAAGGAGGTCGAGCTGTCCCAGACGATCGAGGCCGGCGTGTACGCCCAGCAGATCCTGGACGGGACCGTGACACGGGCCGCCGCCTCGGGAGAGGCCGGGGCGGAGTCGGGAGAGGCCGGGGCGGACGGAGCCTCCCGCGAGGAGCTCGAAGCGCTGGTCGCCGAGGGCGAGCGCGCCAAGGACCTCTTCATCAAGTCCAACCTGCGGCTCGTGGTCGCCGTCGCGCGGCGCTATCCCCGCAGCGGCCTGCCGCTGCTCGACCTGATCCAGGAGGGGAACGCGGGCCTGGTGCGCGCCGTCGAGAAGTTCGACTACGCGAAGGGCTTCAAGTTCTCCACGTACGCGACGTGGTGGATCCGGCAGGCCATCACCCGGTCGATCGCCGACCAGTCCCGGACGATCCGGCTCCCCGTCCACCTGGTGGAGGAGCTGGGCCGCATCCGGCGCGTGCAGCGCGAGTTCAACCGGGAGCACGGCCGGGAGCCGGAGCCGACCGAGATCGCGACGGAGCTGGACACGAAGCCGGAGCGGGTCGTCGACGTCCTGGACTGGGCGCGTGACCCGGTCTCGCTGAACATGTCGGTGGACGACCAGGGCGAGACCCAGTTCGGCGACCTCCTTGAGGACACCTCGGCGATCTCGCCCGAGCAGTCGGTGCTCACGCTGCTGCGCAGCGAGGAGCTCGACGACCTCATCGCCAAGCTCGACCACCGCACGGCGTCGATCATCCGTATGCGGTACGGGATCGAGGACGGGCGCGAGCGGACGCTGACGGAGGTCGGCAAGCAGCACGGGCTGACGCGCGAGCGGATCCGCCAGATCGAGAAGCACGCCCTGCTGGAACTGAAGAAGATGGCCCGCGACACGGGCTTCGACGCGGTGGCCTGA
- a CDS encoding DUF6227 family protein codes for MSDPGTTFSKHQVTCGDGLETLLNDPQDPHDPYETTETHLERLLGRALNSFDLPDSTVERLGTALAHSSALHSSHHSASLHRTTYRHTYLLADGSALSLWELTHNAGRDGTDQHELYTEEAEARLAASRLPTGPLPGWRLERNDGRALDDDDADMELLSALLARPIPAQPRMYVPDNSADHARRVLRRAENVDRPGERTARRLRLAFAHHITQAFGRQCAVEGGRDAGFTLYEHQFLLLDGSEVSLWEVEHTATPDGRHMCEVYEDEPSARRAMEFRSRVR; via the coding sequence ATGTCAGACCCAGGGACTACGTTTAGCAAGCACCAAGTGACATGCGGCGACGGCCTGGAGACCCTCTTGAACGATCCGCAGGATCCTCACGATCCGTACGAGACGACCGAGACGCACCTTGAGCGGCTCCTCGGCAGGGCGCTCAACTCCTTCGATCTGCCCGACTCCACCGTCGAGCGCCTCGGCACGGCGCTCGCCCACTCCAGCGCGCTGCACTCCTCGCACCACAGCGCGTCGCTGCACCGCACCACCTATCGCCACACGTACCTGCTCGCCGACGGCAGCGCTCTCAGCTTGTGGGAGCTCACGCACAACGCCGGCCGGGACGGCACCGATCAGCACGAGCTGTACACGGAGGAGGCGGAGGCCCGGCTCGCCGCCTCCCGACTGCCGACCGGGCCGCTGCCGGGCTGGAGACTGGAGCGAAACGACGGCCGCGCCCTCGACGACGACGACGCCGACATGGAGCTGCTGAGCGCCCTGCTCGCCCGCCCCATACCGGCCCAGCCCCGGATGTACGTGCCGGACAACTCGGCCGACCACGCGCGCCGCGTCCTGCGGCGCGCGGAGAACGTGGACCGGCCGGGCGAGCGGACGGCACGGCGGCTCCGCCTGGCGTTCGCGCACCACATCACCCAGGCCTTCGGGCGGCAGTGCGCGGTGGAGGGTGGCCGGGACGCCGGCTTCACCCTCTACGAGCACCAGTTCCTGCTGCTCGACGGCAGCGAGGTCAGCCTGTGGGAGGTCGAGCACACGGCGACCCCCGACGGCCGGCACATGTGCGAGGTGTACGAGGACGAGCCCTCGGCCCGCCGGGCGATGGAGTTCCGCTCCCGGGTCCGCTGA
- a CDS encoding questin oxidase family protein: protein MSDDTTGTLDEALERLHTTGPEHDGWLSNHAPMAVEALVRNGQAPAVHRWLDHYAPRLEDVPPANRPVTADGWREALGDPSRITDWTRFFARELDGPEARPWREVLAEWWPRLLPGIAAGATHPVIRTGHAVRTLLSGGDGEATAPRRAELAHALGYWAARHQPLPPLTPLAAAPNATAALDAVPPVPEQGGGIRARLAQLTGFPDWGTAPDPETAKALLTELVTAATHRYATHGHGEPIMLVHAATAPNAVLRTLPALPRELWAPSLAAAWTASAAVTAAYSPAEAAAYAPTSLTSEEVFARAAAHGDDHTIKFTDTALDVGDPLALTAAARSVELNPPVF from the coding sequence ATGAGCGACGACACGACCGGCACCCTCGACGAGGCCCTCGAACGCCTCCACACCACCGGCCCCGAACACGACGGCTGGCTCAGCAACCACGCCCCGATGGCCGTCGAGGCGCTCGTCCGCAACGGCCAGGCCCCGGCCGTGCACCGCTGGCTCGACCACTACGCGCCCAGGCTGGAGGACGTGCCGCCCGCGAACCGCCCCGTCACGGCGGACGGCTGGCGCGAGGCGCTCGGCGACCCGTCCCGGATCACCGACTGGACGCGCTTCTTCGCGCGGGAACTCGACGGGCCCGAGGCCCGCCCCTGGCGCGAGGTCCTCGCCGAGTGGTGGCCCCGGCTGCTGCCCGGGATCGCGGCCGGCGCGACGCACCCGGTGATCCGTACCGGTCACGCCGTACGGACCCTGCTGAGCGGCGGTGACGGGGAAGCGACCGCCCCGCGCCGCGCCGAGCTGGCGCACGCCCTCGGCTACTGGGCGGCCCGCCACCAGCCGCTGCCCCCGCTCACCCCGCTGGCCGCGGCGCCGAACGCGACGGCCGCCCTGGACGCCGTACCGCCGGTTCCGGAACAGGGCGGCGGGATCCGCGCCCGACTGGCACAGCTCACCGGGTTCCCGGACTGGGGCACGGCCCCGGACCCGGAGACGGCGAAGGCGCTGCTCACCGAGCTGGTGACGGCGGCCACGCACCGGTACGCGACCCACGGCCACGGCGAGCCGATCATGCTGGTCCACGCGGCGACCGCCCCGAACGCGGTCCTCCGCACCCTGCCCGCGCTCCCCCGTGAGCTGTGGGCGCCGAGCCTGGCGGCGGCCTGGACGGCGTCGGCCGCGGTGACCGCCGCGTACAGCCCGGCGGAGGCCGCCGCCTACGCGCCGACCTCCCTCACCTCCGAGGAGGTCTTCGCGCGGGCGGCGGCGCACGGCGACGACCACACGATCAAGTTCACCGACACGGCGCTCGACGTGGGCGACCCGCTCGCCCTCACCGCCGCCGCCCGCTCGGTCGAACTGAACCCGCCGGTCTTCTGA
- a CDS encoding MarR family winged helix-turn-helix transcriptional regulator — protein sequence MTEPRWLSDGEQHVWRSYLHATTLLEDHLDRQLQRDAGMPHVYYGLLVQLSQAPGRRLRMTELARNAKITRSRLSHAIARLEKNGWVRRENCPSDKRGQFALLTDEGTEVLGRTAPGHVTAVRQALFDRLSPEQVEQLGAIMRVMAEGLEPAGPDADLPWLR from the coding sequence ATGACCGAACCCCGCTGGCTCAGCGACGGCGAGCAGCACGTCTGGCGCTCGTACCTGCACGCCACCACGCTCCTGGAGGATCACCTCGACCGCCAGTTGCAGCGCGACGCCGGGATGCCGCACGTCTACTACGGGCTGCTCGTCCAGCTCTCCCAGGCGCCCGGCCGACGGCTGCGGATGACCGAGCTCGCGAGGAACGCCAAGATCACCCGCTCCCGCCTCTCCCACGCGATCGCCCGGCTGGAGAAGAACGGCTGGGTGCGGCGCGAGAACTGCCCCTCCGACAAGCGCGGCCAGTTCGCCCTGCTCACGGACGAGGGGACGGAGGTCCTCGGCCGCACCGCGCCCGGCCATGTGACGGCCGTACGCCAGGCCCTGTTCGACCGGCTGTCGCCGGAGCAGGTGGAGCAGCTCGGCGCGATCATGCGGGTGATGGCCGAGGGCCTCGAACCGGCGGGCCCGGACGCGGACCTGCCCTGGCTCCGCTGA
- a CDS encoding dioxygenase, which translates to MDATLERMPALYLSHGAPPLADDPVWPGELAAWSAQLPRPKAILMVSAHWEEAPLALGATETVPLVYDFWGFPEHYYQVRYGAPGAPQLADAVRKLLRAPGAPVQDIPDRGLDHGAYVPLVEMFPGADIPVLQISMPTLDPRRLMDIGRRLAPLRDEGVLIVGSGFFTHNLAALRHTGGGVPGWSAEFDDWGHRALAARDVDALLDFAHKSPAGRLAHPRTEHFAPLFVTMGAADAAGDLDAERSVIDGFWMGLAKRSVQFG; encoded by the coding sequence ATGGACGCCACGCTGGAACGGATGCCCGCCCTCTACCTGTCCCACGGCGCCCCGCCGCTCGCCGACGACCCCGTCTGGCCCGGCGAGCTCGCCGCCTGGTCCGCGCAGCTCCCGCGCCCCAAGGCGATCCTCATGGTCTCCGCCCACTGGGAGGAGGCCCCGCTCGCGCTCGGCGCCACCGAGACCGTGCCGCTCGTCTACGACTTCTGGGGCTTCCCCGAGCACTACTACCAGGTCCGGTACGGGGCTCCCGGCGCCCCGCAGCTCGCCGACGCCGTCCGCAAGCTGCTCCGCGCGCCCGGCGCACCCGTCCAGGACATCCCCGACCGGGGGCTCGACCACGGCGCCTACGTGCCGCTCGTCGAGATGTTCCCGGGCGCCGACATCCCCGTACTCCAGATCTCCATGCCCACCCTCGACCCGCGCCGGCTCATGGACATCGGGCGCAGGCTCGCCCCGCTGCGCGACGAGGGCGTCCTGATCGTCGGCAGCGGTTTCTTCACCCACAACCTCGCCGCCCTCCGCCACACCGGCGGCGGCGTGCCGGGCTGGTCCGCCGAGTTCGACGACTGGGGGCACCGCGCCCTGGCGGCCCGGGACGTCGACGCGCTCCTCGACTTCGCGCACAAGTCCCCGGCCGGACGCCTCGCCCACCCGCGTACGGAACACTTCGCGCCCCTCTTCGTCACCATGGGCGCGGCGGACGCGGCCGGCGACCTCGACGCCGAGCGGTCGGTGATCGACGGGTTCTGGATGGGGCTCGCCAAGCGGTCCGTCCAGTTCGGCTGA
- a CDS encoding glycosyltransferase: MKPSICLCMIVKNESKVIERCLASVRGLVDTWVITDTGSTDGTQELIRTALAGIPGELREEPWVNFGHNRSLNIAHARGRADYLLLIDADHVLRQDGPLPDLTADAYMIRHEGSLEYRIKRLVRGDLPWRYEGVTHEYLTADRDHVQRNLDVLAIEDHADGGSRHDKFERDARLLGDELVRDPANPRTVFYLAQTLRDMGRPDEAVALYERRAAMGGWGEEVYYSLLQSGVLQAESGVWPSAMDALSRAWESRPERLEACYELTARLRKMRRYRAAHAVVSAVLDGRQPDDLLFMQPWVYRYGLLFEYSITAYWMGDYVASLAACDRLLALPDLPAAYREQTRANRAFAVGKLAEAGIEVEAEVEPGIEGGAPASEPAPAPALV, translated from the coding sequence GTGAAGCCGTCCATCTGCCTGTGCATGATCGTCAAGAACGAGTCCAAAGTCATCGAGCGATGCCTCGCCTCCGTCCGCGGTCTCGTGGACACCTGGGTCATCACCGACACCGGCTCCACCGACGGGACCCAGGAGCTGATCCGTACCGCCCTCGCCGGCATCCCGGGCGAGCTCCGGGAGGAGCCGTGGGTGAACTTCGGGCACAACCGCAGCCTGAACATCGCGCACGCCCGCGGCAGGGCCGACTACCTCCTGCTGATCGACGCCGACCACGTCCTGCGGCAGGACGGACCGCTGCCGGACCTCACCGCGGACGCGTACATGATCCGCCACGAGGGATCCCTGGAGTACCGCATCAAACGCCTGGTCAGGGGCGATCTGCCCTGGCGGTACGAGGGCGTCACCCACGAGTACCTGACGGCCGACCGGGACCACGTGCAGCGGAACCTGGACGTTCTGGCCATCGAGGACCACGCCGACGGCGGCTCACGCCACGACAAGTTCGAGCGGGACGCCCGTCTCCTGGGCGACGAGCTCGTCCGGGATCCGGCCAACCCCCGAACGGTCTTCTACCTCGCGCAGACCCTGCGGGACATGGGCCGCCCCGACGAGGCCGTCGCCCTCTACGAGCGGCGCGCGGCCATGGGCGGCTGGGGCGAGGAGGTCTACTACTCGCTCCTCCAGTCCGGTGTCCTCCAGGCCGAGTCCGGCGTGTGGCCGTCCGCGATGGACGCCCTCTCGCGGGCCTGGGAGTCGCGGCCGGAGCGGCTCGAAGCCTGTTACGAGCTGACGGCGCGGCTGCGGAAGATGCGCCGGTACCGGGCCGCCCACGCCGTCGTCTCCGCCGTCCTGGACGGGAGGCAGCCGGACGACCTGCTGTTCATGCAGCCGTGGGTGTACCGGTACGGGCTGCTCTTCGAGTACTCGATCACCGCGTACTGGATGGGCGATTACGTCGCCTCGCTCGCCGCCTGCGACCGGCTGCTCGCACTGCCGGACCTGCCCGCCGCGTACCGCGAACAGACCCGCGCCAACCGGGCGTTCGCCGTGGGGAAGCTGGCCGAGGCCGGGATCGAGGTCGAGGCAGAGGTCGAGCCCGGGATCGAGGGGGGTGCTCCCGCTTCCGAGCCCGCACCCGCCCCCGCGCTCGTCTGA
- a CDS encoding MFS transporter: MSSHEAVTDAAPQDTGDKRRWIALAIVMTAAFMDLVDATIVNIAIPSIERDLGASFGAIQWITAGYALAFAAGLITGGRLGDIYGRKRLFLLGTAGFTLASALCGFAANPEMLVASRLLQGAAAAMMVPQVLSIIHVTFPAHERGKVFGMFGAIIGLGAVSGPLLGALLTEWNIAGLEWRPIFLINLPVGIAGLILGRKFITESKAPKALRLDIVGMLLVTAALLMLIYPLTRGRELDWPLWGHLMMIGSLFVFAFFVVYEKYKAKKDGSPLVELSLFKVKSFAAGIAVQLTFGVVLGIFFLVWTLYMQIGLGWSALRAGLTGVPFSIAVSVAAGLSVQKLVPRFGRKVLQAGALTMIAGVLLYFFVAGRYGTGIESWQMIPPLVVMGLGMGLIVAPLTDAVLSEVPREHAGSASGLINTTGQMGNALGLGLVSVVFFGVIDDRNLQQAPTEVGAAFTDAFQNSLGWAAGVLAAIFLVMFALPAKPKQHLEGGGDEDAPETVEKEPVLTH; this comes from the coding sequence ATGAGTTCACACGAAGCCGTCACGGATGCGGCCCCCCAGGACACAGGTGACAAGCGGCGGTGGATCGCCCTTGCCATCGTCATGACGGCAGCCTTCATGGATCTGGTCGACGCCACGATCGTCAACATCGCGATCCCCAGCATCGAGCGGGACCTCGGCGCCTCCTTCGGGGCCATCCAGTGGATCACCGCCGGATACGCCCTCGCCTTCGCGGCGGGGCTGATCACCGGCGGCAGGCTCGGTGACATCTACGGCCGCAAGCGGCTCTTCCTCCTCGGCACCGCCGGCTTCACGCTCGCCTCGGCGCTCTGCGGCTTCGCCGCGAACCCGGAGATGCTGGTCGCCTCCCGCCTCCTCCAGGGCGCGGCGGCGGCGATGATGGTGCCGCAGGTCCTCTCGATCATCCACGTCACCTTCCCCGCGCACGAGCGCGGCAAGGTCTTCGGCATGTTCGGCGCGATCATCGGCCTCGGCGCCGTCTCCGGCCCGCTGCTCGGCGCGCTGCTCACGGAGTGGAACATCGCCGGCCTCGAGTGGCGCCCGATCTTCCTGATCAACCTGCCGGTCGGCATCGCGGGCCTGATCCTGGGCCGGAAGTTCATCACCGAGTCGAAGGCGCCGAAGGCGCTCCGGCTCGACATCGTCGGCATGCTCCTCGTGACGGCGGCGCTGCTGATGCTGATCTACCCGCTGACGCGCGGCCGTGAGCTGGACTGGCCGCTGTGGGGCCACCTGATGATGATCGGCAGCCTGTTCGTCTTCGCGTTCTTCGTCGTCTACGAGAAGTACAAGGCGAAGAAGGACGGTTCGCCGCTCGTCGAGCTGTCGCTGTTCAAGGTGAAGAGCTTCGCCGCCGGTATCGCCGTACAGCTGACCTTCGGTGTCGTGCTCGGCATCTTCTTCCTGGTCTGGACGCTGTACATGCAGATCGGCCTCGGCTGGAGCGCGCTGAGGGCGGGCCTCACCGGCGTGCCGTTCTCGATCGCGGTGTCCGTGGCCGCCGGCCTCTCGGTGCAGAAGCTGGTGCCGCGCTTCGGCCGCAAGGTGCTCCAGGCGGGCGCGCTCACGATGATCGCGGGCGTCCTCCTCTACTTCTTCGTGGCGGGCCGGTACGGGACCGGGATCGAGTCCTGGCAGATGATCCCGCCGCTGGTGGTCATGGGTCTGGGCATGGGCCTGATCGTCGCCCCGCTGACGGACGCGGTCCTCTCCGAGGTACCGCGCGAGCACGCCGGCTCGGCGTCCGGCCTGATCAACACCACGGGCCAGATGGGCAACGCGCTCGGGCTCGGCCTGGTGTCCGTGGTCTTCTTCGGCGTGATCGACGACCGGAACCTCCAGCAGGCGCCGACCGAGGTGGGGGCGGCCTTCACGGACGCCTTCCAGAACTCGCTCGGCTGGGCGGCGGGCGTGCTCGCCGCGATCTTCCTGGTGATGTTCGCGCTGCCGGCGAAGCCGAAGCAGCACCTGGAGGGCGGCGGCGACGAGGACGCTCCGGAGACCGTGGAGAAGGAGCCGGTGCTGACGCACTGA